DNA sequence from the Acidobacteriota bacterium genome:
TCATCTATTACACATACACGCTGAACGGCGTCGATTTTGAATCGTCAGACATTCTTACAGCGGAGCAACGACGCGATCCGATCAGATATGCTCCGGGAGCGAGAGTCGGAATCCGTTACGATCCGAGGAATCAAGGCAATTCGGTTGTGGAGTAAATTCGGAGAACGAGTTTTAGCTAATAGCTTCCAGCTATCAGCTATTTTGAGAGCAATAATAGCCATCGATGTTTAAGAAAATACTCATTTCGAACCGAGGAGAGATCGCCTGCCGTGTGATCAGGGCGTGCCGTGAGATGAAGATCGCGACGGTCGCGGTTTATTCAGATGCGGATAAAGATGCTTTGCATGTGCGGATGGCGGATGAAGCTTTTCATATCGGGCCGCCGCCTTCGGCTGAGAGTTATTTGCGGTGGGAGAAGATAATTGACGTTGCCGTGAAGAACGGCGTCGAGGCGATACATCCGGGCTATGGATTCTTATCAGAGAATGCTGATTTTGTTCGAGAGGTGACGAAGGCCGGGATCACATTCATTGGCCCCCCGCCCGAAGCTATGGAAGGGCTGGGCGGGAAGATGTCCGCACGAAAGATCGCGATCGACGCCGGTGTGCCGATCGTTCCCGGCACGACCGAGCCGCTCGCGTCGTTTGAAGAAGCGAAAGTTACTGCTGCCGAGATCGGTTATCCAGTCATGCTCAAGGCTTCTGCCGGCGGCGGCGGGAAGGGAATGCGGCTGGTATTCGAAGAATCGGAACTAAAATCCGCACTCGAAAATGCTCAGGCCGAGGCTCTCGCCGGATTTGGTGATGCTGAGGTTTATGTTGAAAAAGCTGTCGTTCGACCGCGGCATATTGAGATCCAGGTTTTTTCGGATACGCACGGAAATCACGTCTATTTGGGCGAACGAGAGTGTTCGATCCAGAGACGGCACCAAAAAGTGATCGAGGAAGCCCCGTCGCCGATCAATTCCGCCGAATTGCGAAAAGCAATGGGCGAATGTGCAGTTAAGGTCGCCAAGGCGGTTGATTACGTCGGAGCCGGAACAGTCGAATTCCTTGTTTCCGATCTCGACCGCTCATTCTATTTCCTCGAAATGAACACGCGTCTTCAGGTCGAACACCCTGTGACGGAACTCGTAACTGGAATCGATCTCGTTCGCGAACAGATCAACGTCGCGTGGGGCGAAAAGCTTTCGTTCACGCAGGAAGACATTCAGATCAACGGCCACGCGATCGAATGTCGTGTCTATGCGGAAGATCCGGACAGCAACTTCATGCCTTCGCCGGGCAGAATAACGCGTCTGAGACTGCCTCAGGGGCCTGGAGTTCGTGATGATGGTGGCGTTTATGATGGCGCCGAGGTTTCGATCTATTACGACCCGATGATCTCGAAGCTCGCGGTTCACGGCCGCGACCGAGCCGAAGCCATCGATAGAATGCGGCGGGCTCTAATGGAATACGAGGTCGGCGGGATAAAGACGACGCTGCCGTTCTTTCGCGATGTGATGGACGATCATGAGTTCATCGACGGGAAGCTTGATACAGGATTCATTCCGAGGTTTTTTGAACGGAACTCATCCGGCCAATCGAATGAAACTGAACGTGACATCGCGATCATCGCAGCCGCCTTGGCACATTCAAAACCACGGGCCGCCACCTCGCCTGCCGCGAACGCGGAAAACGGCCGGCCCGGTAAATGGGCTCTGGCGGGCAGACTCGCCCAACTGAACGCCCGCATTTGATAATATTAAGATATGGAAGAACTCTTGAAGCAGCTGATGGGAAAGAAGATCGACGTGACGTGCGGTTCGAACGCGGCGTTTCGCGGCGACGTAATTGATGTAAAAGGCGGCGTACTCTACCTCCGCGACGAAGACGACAAGGTCGCATACGTTTCCGTTGACATGATCGCAGTCGTTTACGAGATCAAAGACCAACACACCCGTCCCGGGTTTATCAGCTAGAGATCAGCAATAACCAAATAATTGAGAGGCGGTCGTATAAGGTAGCCTCCTGAATAAAACCGGTATTAAGGGGCCGTAGCTGTTATTTGTCCTGCTTTCTGAATCGGAATGTCCGGGCGGAAACGGTCAATGGCCTCTCGGCATTGGTGCACTTGTCTTGTGCCAGCACCACTGCGAACGGCTTTTTAGGAAAGGGCTAGCGTGGATATTTCCCGGCAAATGATGGGAATTCTCCGCATAAGTTCCGGAAATACTCGCTCATATACGCCTCCGCAACTGCTGTTTAGGGAATTGGTGCCGCGTGTCAACACCTGAACGCGTGTCAGACCGCCATCTTAGCGAACAATATGAAGAATTAGGTGTTTCAGCAAAAGATCTCTTTCCGAACTGGCACCAATTTTGCGTCGATAGTGAATAGGAACGATGTCGGTAGCTATGAATTTCATTACGGTATAGAGTCAGGTTCCTCGCTCGCTTCATGATCGACGGATCTTTATGAATTCAGTATTTCCAGCAATTCTATTTATGATCGCTCTCTTTGCACCGACCGTCCTCGGGCAGGTGACTCCAGATCAAAATGAGCTGCTGCAAAAAATGTACAAAAAAGATATCGAAATGGTCAGGGCCAGAAGAGCTCTTCAAATTCACGAACTTAGACGTAATGTTCAGAATTCCAAGGAAGCATTGGAATCGAAAAAGACAACTCAGGTACTTGAGGAGGGCGAGCGATTTATCGACCAGGCGTTTCAGCAGATCATGGATCTAGATCCACACGATCAAAGCCTAACGATCTTGAAGTCACAGTATGAAGGCAATTTTAGAAATAACATTCGATCCGTACAAATAAAAGAGCTTTCTAAGATGGATGGCCGGGAGGTTATGATCGATTCGATCGGAGTTGAAACGAACTTCATTAGATTAAAAAACCTATTGGCTGGAGGCGAACAATTTGAAGGCAGGTACATCACTGCCAGAGTCGTTTGTGATGGTGAATACAGGATCAAGACGGGACTGATCTTTCGTTCAAAAAAGGCAGATCAAGTCACGGAATTTAGATTAGAAAAGGGTGACAAGAAGTTTGCTGAACTTGCCATGTCGCCGGCGAAAGAAAAATGTTCGGTAAATGTTGAAAACCGAACCGGGGAAAGGGCCACTTTTCGTTTTGTAAATGAAGATCAGGTCCTGAACGATGATCTGAGATCGATGTCAAGGTCATTTGAAGTGTGCGGCCTGCCAGAATATTCCGGATCAGACACGAGCAAACGATTCTTCTTAACAGATACACTCAATTCATTTTCATGCCCGCAGAAAATGGAGAACTTTAGAACTCTGGAGGAACCACTTGATGGCCTCCAGGAAAAGGCAAGGGCACTTTTAGGTCTTGAACTTCCGGCTGAGATGATCGAAAAACGGGATCCCTATTTCCCACTTGATTTCTCACGGGCTCCCAAGCTCGACGCCATCTATATTTCTTATCTTGTTTTTAGATTGGATTACTACGGAGCAGTCATTGAAAGGCTCATTCGCTATCACGCCGGAAGGGGAACTCAAATTAGGATCGTTGTCGCGGATGTGGTCACCCTCGATAAAGATAGAAAGTCATTGGACGAACTGCAGTTTGATTTTCCCAAAAATGTATCCGTGAAATATGCACGTGTGGATGGTGCCGCGATAAAGAGCTTTCCTGATTGGGTCAATCAGTTTCACCGTGCGATCCATATGAAAACCTTTATTACTTATTCAAAAAGTGATCCAGAGTCCAATATGGCGGTGATCGGTGGGAGAAATATTCACGATGGTTTTATCTTTAAGACGGCATCTAACCTTGCTAGTTTTCCAGGCCTGGTGCAGTACGGGAAAGGGAAAGGAGCAGACGAGTCCTTCTGTCGCTGGACCGATTTTGAACTATCAATCAGAGATCAAGCTGTTGTCAAGACGCTGATCGGACAGTTTCACACCGTTTTTGACAATGATAATGATGAGCAGCTTTTTAGAAATTATTCGATCAATCTAAAAAACGGGAAAGTAGTAGGTGACGAGTTTTTCACAAGCGACAAGCCAATGGTAAGGCACTTTATCTCTGTGCCTTATCGAGACGGCCAGGAACTTGAGAATTATGTTGCTGGATTGATCGACTCTGCTCAGAAAGAAATTGTTATCTCAACCCCATATTTTAATCTAACTAAGAAATTGACCCAGTCGTTTTCGAACGCAGTCAAAAGAGGTGTGCACGTCCGTCTCGTCACAAGAATTAATCTCGAAGGTGATACAGCCGCATGGGTACTGCTGGAAGCGGTCAACAAAAAGGCCATCAATAGGTTTTATAAGCAATTTGAAATTTATGAGTTTAGTAGTCCGGCCGACATTTTACATTCAAAGATCATTCTTGTTGATGGAAAGCTGTCATCGATAGGCTCAGTGAACCTAAACCAAAGAAGCTTCAAACATGATATTGAAAACGTTATGTTGGTTTACTCACCAGAATTTAATCAAAAAATGATGAAAATTATGGACGGGTATATGAAAACGACCAGAAAGGTAGAAGCCCCGGTCAAAGAAAGCCTTATTCCAAAGATCATCGTTCATATATTTCGGTCTGTTCTGTAGCCGAATATCGCGTCACGCCTGGCGGCATTTCTTAGATCGAATAAAACTACTCGCCCTTTTTCGATACGAATTTTCTTCTGCTTAAAACAAAAAAGCTGCCCGTTTAGGCAGCTTCCTAAGGATCGGATAGCGAGACGATCTACTTATTATCCAGGGTCGGAGCTTCTGGGTTTAATTTTCTGAAACCAACGATGCGGCTGGCCCAGTAACCTTTGAAGGGCGAGTAGGTAATGCCTTTGCTCGACGACGCATGGTAAAAGCCGTTCTCATCAGCAACGATCCCCATATGGCCGAGGCCGTTCAGGAATACCAGAGTGCCGAACTTAAAGCGGTCATCGCCGGAAACCGGTTCCGACTGAGCCCAAAGGCTGCGAGCACTCGCCCGTGTGAAGCCAATACCGGCTTCCTGAAAGGCGGCCCAAACAAATCCTGAACAATCGTAGGTGTTCGGCCCGCTCGAACCGTAGCGGTATCGGATGCCGTAGCGGGACTTGATCGCCTGATCGAGTCGAACACTGGTCGATGCGCTGTATGCAGCCTTTCCGGCCGCGGCCAAGCTGGCGGAGCTCGTCGGCATTGATGATCCAGTATTGTTTACGAGCGGTTCGTATGCCGGATCGACGTTTGGTTTGACTACATTAATTGAATTTGTGAGCGTAGGACGTGAGGATGATGTTCTTACCACTTCGACCGGCTGCGTGGGTGCCGGCATGTTCGTTGGTTGGCTTCCGGTTGACTTGACTATGCGATCGCGGCCTTGGGCTGCGGCTTTTCCCGTAAAACACACGGCAGCGGCGACGACGCAAACCGAAATAAAGAGCATCTTTCTTAAAACTATCAAATCGTATCTCCAGTAATTGAATTTTGCGGTTGGCCGGGAAGATCTGAGGAGATGGGCAATAAGCCTCACCATCTATATAAAACGATAAACGCAGAAACAATTCCTGAAACTTCAAGAATCTCGTTTATTGCAAACTCAAATTTATATCCCTTATTAACCTTGAAACTAGCAAATAAGATTATGCCCCATCAGAAATGGATATGCAAACAGGCAGAAAAAGTTATGGTTTTCCGGTAGAAAACCGCCCGCTTTCGCGGGCGGCTTGTCATCCATCACCCCACCTTGAGCCTTCAGCGTTCCTTTAGTTGTCTGTATGTTTCTAGAACAGACTCAATCGCCTATTGCTTCCAACAAAACATCAAAAAGGCCCGAAAATAAATTCGGGCCTTCGTTATGTTAACTAAAAAAGTGCAAGACTTATGCCGAGAACGACGTTCCACAGCCGCAGCCGCCGGTCGCATTTGGATTCTCGAATGTGAATCCCGAGCCCATCATATTGGTTGTGTGGTCGATGGTGATACCGTTAAGATATTGGGCCGAGAACATATCGACGAACAGGCGGATGCCTTGCTTGTCCATAACGAAATCACCCATTTTCGACTCTTCCTCGATGTTGAGGCTGTACTGAAAGCCCGAACAACCGCCCGGCACAACGCGAACACGAAGCCCGGCTGTTTCCGGCAGGTCATCCTCGTTGGCGAGGAATTTCTTGATCTCTACCGCTGCGCTATCTGTAACTATTAATTCGACTGAAGGTGCTGCAACTGCTGCCATTTTTTTGTTTTCTCCTTAACTTCGTGCGTAAGTTTCCTCAACGAAGCGAATCCTTACTTTAATGTAAATAATAAAGCAAGTTATGCCAAATTACAAGCATAACTTGCCCCGCGATCAATTTTTCGGAGCCGTGCCGGCCGGTTGGCGGTACTTTTCTTTCTCTTTCTCACGCTGCAAATATGGGATTCCTTTCTCCATCCATTCCGGGGCCGGAGCACCCTTCAGGAAGTGGTCGAAATATTCCTTCATTCGCCGCGAATAGTCCCTTTGGTTCTGCCTCTTCCTCAGACCGTGTGGTTCGCCGTTGTAATTGAAGAAATAGACCTCTTTGTTCAAACGCCTGAGCGAAAGATAGAATTCGATGCCCTGATACCACGGCACGGCATCGTCGCCGTCGTTGTGAAGCATTAGAACCGGCGTCTGTACTTTTTCGATGTAGAAAAGCGGGGAATTTTCGGTAAACAACTTGGTCGAATTCCACGGTGTTCCGCCGATGCGGCTTTGGGTTCGTTCGTACTGGAACTGTCGCGGCAATCCCGTTCCCCAACGGATGCCGTTGTACGCACTGAACATATCCGCGACCAAAGCTCCCGGTGCAGCGGCCTTGAATCGGTTGGTCTGCGTAATCATGTAGGCGATCTGATAACCGCCCCAACTGTGGCCCTGAATGCCGATGTTCTTCTCATCGACAAAGCCCATTTTCGCAACCGCGTCGACGCCAGGCAGGACGCAATTCAACGCGCTTTTGCCCGGATAACCGATCTTGTAAACGATGTCCGGCATGAAGACGACGTAATCGTTGCTGGTGTAAAAGCTCGGATTGACGTTCTGGCCGACGTTCGGGTTTGCGAAATTATGGACCGTATCCGATAGTTTCTCGTAAAGATAAACGAGCATTGGATATTTCTTCTTCGGATCGAAATTTCCTGGTTTGAACAACACGCCCTGCAGCGGAACACCGTCGGCACTCTTATATTTGATCAGCTCCGACGTTCCCCAGATGAACGGATCACGCTGAGCATCGCCGTTGCTGAGCTTTTTCAGATCCTTAAAATCACCGCCCGTCACCCACACGTCCGGGAACATATCGAACCGCGAAGCCTGTACCATCATCGTGTTCGTATCTCGAGCCTTTGTCGGCGTTGTGAAATTCTTTGCGTCCATCGCCAGTCTTTCCGGCGAGCCGTCGAGTTTGACGCGGTAAAATCCGGAATCGCGGGTCTCTTCGTTCTCTGCCCGAAGCAGCATATCCTTGCCCGGTTCGACGAATCTTTCGTCCGGATCGAGCCTAACGTAGCGAAGCTCCGTTTTTTCCTTACGGCCGATCCCGCCGGTCAGCATTTTCGCTCCGCTGCCGTCGGCATTTGCCTGCCAAATGTCGAATCGGTCATAGATCAGCACCTGCTTGTCGTCCTTGGTCCAACCGGCGAGTCCGTAGGATGGTGCGGCACTCGGGGAATCGTGATCCTCGCGGGTGAATTTTACGTTGATCTTATTGGTTAGATTTGTGACCTTGAGATCCGGGATCGAGATCGAATTCCAGTCTTTGCCGTCAAAAAACACGACATATTTCGCACCCGGCGACCAGCTCATGCCGAACTGCAGAGACTGACGAAGCATTTTGCGCGAACCGTCAACCGTATTCACCAGATAGTAATCCGTGAAGCCCGGATCGTAGTTTCCGCGAATTCTATACGAACGGTCGTCCGTGCCCAGAGCGTAAAGTCCATTCGAACTTGGGATCACATTCTCCATCGTCCTGTCAGCGAGCTGGACGAATTTCTTGTCCGCGATGTGCAATACCGCTCGGTACGAACGGTCGCGGTCCGCGATCATGCGGACCTTTTGCTGCGGCTGGACGTAATCGTCCTTCCAGTGCCAGAGATCGGCGACGACCTTTTCTTCATCCGGAACGGCGTTTGCCGGATCCGGTTCAGGATCGGGCGGCGGAGCGTTGCTGATGAACAGGCGGCTGCCGTCGTATGAAAACGCGAGCGAGCCTTTTTCGCTCACGACGAATTCAGGACGAAATCCAGCCGTCTTTACCGAAACGACCTCGCTTGCCGATGGAGCAGTTCTCGCCCAGTGATAGACCGAAAACTTCGGCTGTTTCGCTGTCGCATCGACTTTATCGCTGATGAACGCAGCCTGTTCCTGCTTTTCGTCCCACGTAAATTTGATATATTTTCCCGGTCCTGAGAGTAGTGCGACCGGTGCCGCGTCGCTCTGAGGGGTCACCGCATATGCTCCATTTGTTTCTTCTTTTTTTGATGAAACTGCGTAGAGCAAGGTCTTTGCATCTTTAGCGAACGAGTACTCCAATACATCCGCGAACGTGCGGTCTTTACCGTCAGAAAGTCGGCGGAGGATCAGAGTGCTTCCGTAATCTTTTTTCTTTGCGGGAGCTTGCGGAGCTGCTGGGGCAGCGGTGTTCGAGTTTGCATTCGGGCTCGGCGAAGCGGCAGGCTCGGGCTTGCCGGGCTCTTTTAGGATCGCGACATAGCCTGATCCATCCTCGGGAACCTGGAAACTCTTCACTTCCTCGACGCGGGTGACCTTGCCGTTAGAAAGATCCATGATGCCGAGAGCTGTTTTCGGCATGTCTTCGGGCTTTTTCTTGTCTTTTCGGGCTTTGAGAATGACCGCTTTTTCGGGTTCGAGGTTGAAGAATGCGTACTTGCTGTCAGCCGAAAATACCGGTCGCAGAAGACGTCCAAGTGCCGCGAAAGCCTGCGTTGCGGCCGGATCTGACGGGTCGGGCGGTGGAGTCGGCGGGCGGTAGCCGCGCGGTACGCGGTATTCGGTCGTCCCCGAAGTGCTGCGGACGAAAACCTCGCCGTCGCCATCCTGGGCCTGCATCACGTAGGCGACAAACTTGCCGTCACGCGATATCGCCGTACCCTGCAGGCCTTTCCACGCGTCGAAATCCTGAGCTGTCAAAGCTCTTTTGCCGCCGGTCTGCGCGAGCAGCGACGAAGTGACGAGACTAAAAAGGCAGAGCGTGAATACACTCTGCCGCAAACGTTGAACCAGCTTCAAAGACATATTTCTCCGTATTAGTTAGATTTTTTTGAACTATCCAAAGATAACACGGAGAAAGCGATATCAGCGAATCTTTTCGAGCAAACCGCCGATGATCTTATCGATCGCAGCTTTGACCGCATCTTCGCTTTTGCCTTTGACCTTGACCGAGGCACTATCGCTGGCGACGACGGACTTGCCGTCTTTTCCATATACAGTGATCGTGATCTCGGCCTCAGTGTCGCCGAGTTTTGCCGCATCATCCGCACCGGTCACCTTGCCGAAAAGGCCGCCGATCTTGGCTCCGCTTGATTCTTTTACCTTCTTTACTTCGAGTGCTATGAAGTTTGCGAAATTACCGCTCGCGACCGCCGAAGTAGAATTGACCAGCGTGCCGGTCATACCGGCGTCGTAAACCTTGCTGGCAACGTAATTTCGGATCGACGGCTGATCGACCTTGGACGCGTTGCCCGTGAGAAAATCGATCGCGATCATCTTCTTATCCGGAATGTTACCCATGCTCACGGCCGCCGGCAGGCCGGCGGTTTTTGACGGGTTAGAGGAAGATCCCATCGAAGCCATCGGGGACATATCCATTTTGGTGAGGGCATCCATTGACGCGGCTTCTGTATAACCTTTCGGTATTTCGAATAGTGCCTGATCGAGAGTCGCTTTCGACAGCGCAGTGGTCTCGACGCTCGATGTCGTCTGGAGTTTGTCGTCCATGTACATCTTCATAGTACCGGTGAGCAAAAAGCCCGGGTCCTGCATACCCTTGATGATCATTTTCGGACGGCAGCCGCCGGTGTACGTCGGGCCTTCAACCCGCGGTGCCTGACAGCGGTCCTGCTGCAGAACGAGGTCGACGTACCAGCCTTCGGTTTCCATCCGCATATTTGAACGGCCCTCGCAACTGTCGGCTGAGGCTTCCATGGACTGGACGTGTTTCAGCCATTTCGCCGTCATTCCGAACATCTGCTGGCGTTTGCCGGAATCGGTAACGATGGACGAAACCGTCATCGTTCCCTTGATCGTGACTTTTTCCGCCGGACGCCGGATCTTCTGCTCAGGTGTTAGAGATGTCCAGTCGTACGGGTCGACAAAGTAGAGCTTTTTCGCGTCGCTGAGCGAAACGTCCTGTTTCAGGTCACACTGGCTGATATGGACGACGTTTGGCATCATCTGAGCCATCATCGCCATCGTCTCAGCGTCGCCCTCCATTACCATCTTGCTCTCACGGCGTTCGCGAACGCCCTTAGAAT
Encoded proteins:
- the accC gene encoding acetyl-CoA carboxylase biotin carboxylase subunit, with product MFKKILISNRGEIACRVIRACREMKIATVAVYSDADKDALHVRMADEAFHIGPPPSAESYLRWEKIIDVAVKNGVEAIHPGYGFLSENADFVREVTKAGITFIGPPPEAMEGLGGKMSARKIAIDAGVPIVPGTTEPLASFEEAKVTAAEIGYPVMLKASAGGGGKGMRLVFEESELKSALENAQAEALAGFGDAEVYVEKAVVRPRHIEIQVFSDTHGNHVYLGERECSIQRRHQKVIEEAPSPINSAELRKAMGECAVKVAKAVDYVGAGTVEFLVSDLDRSFYFLEMNTRLQVEHPVTELVTGIDLVREQINVAWGEKLSFTQEDIQINGHAIECRVYAEDPDSNFMPSPGRITRLRLPQGPGVRDDGGVYDGAEVSIYYDPMISKLAVHGRDRAEAIDRMRRALMEYEVGGIKTTLPFFRDVMDDHEFIDGKLDTGFIPRFFERNSSGQSNETERDIAIIAAALAHSKPRAATSPAANAENGRPGKWALAGRLAQLNARI
- a CDS encoding phosphatidylserine/phosphatidylglycerophosphate/cardiolipin synthase family protein, with product MNSVFPAILFMIALFAPTVLGQVTPDQNELLQKMYKKDIEMVRARRALQIHELRRNVQNSKEALESKKTTQVLEEGERFIDQAFQQIMDLDPHDQSLTILKSQYEGNFRNNIRSVQIKELSKMDGREVMIDSIGVETNFIRLKNLLAGGEQFEGRYITARVVCDGEYRIKTGLIFRSKKADQVTEFRLEKGDKKFAELAMSPAKEKCSVNVENRTGERATFRFVNEDQVLNDDLRSMSRSFEVCGLPEYSGSDTSKRFFLTDTLNSFSCPQKMENFRTLEEPLDGLQEKARALLGLELPAEMIEKRDPYFPLDFSRAPKLDAIYISYLVFRLDYYGAVIERLIRYHAGRGTQIRIVVADVVTLDKDRKSLDELQFDFPKNVSVKYARVDGAAIKSFPDWVNQFHRAIHMKTFITYSKSDPESNMAVIGGRNIHDGFIFKTASNLASFPGLVQYGKGKGADESFCRWTDFELSIRDQAVVKTLIGQFHTVFDNDNDEQLFRNYSINLKNGKVVGDEFFTSDKPMVRHFISVPYRDGQELENYVAGLIDSAQKEIVISTPYFNLTKKLTQSFSNAVKRGVHVRLVTRINLEGDTAAWVLLEAVNKKAINRFYKQFEIYEFSSPADILHSKIILVDGKLSSIGSVNLNQRSFKHDIENVMLVYSPEFNQKMMKIMDGYMKTTRKVEAPVKESLIPKIIVHIFRSVL
- a CDS encoding C40 family peptidase, with the protein product MIVLRKMLFISVCVVAAAVCFTGKAAAQGRDRIVKSTGSQPTNMPAPTQPVEVVRTSSSRPTLTNSINVVKPNVDPAYEPLVNNTGSSMPTSSASLAAAGKAAYSASTSVRLDQAIKSRYGIRYRYGSSGPNTYDCSGFVWAAFQEAGIGFTRASARSLWAQSEPVSGDDRFKFGTLVFLNGLGHMGIVADENGFYHASSSKGITYSPFKGYWASRIVGFRKLNPEAPTLDNK
- a CDS encoding iron-sulfur cluster assembly accessory protein — translated: MAAVAAPSVELIVTDSAAVEIKKFLANEDDLPETAGLRVRVVPGGCSGFQYSLNIEEESKMGDFVMDKQGIRLFVDMFSAQYLNGITIDHTTNMMGSGFTFENPNATGGCGCGTSFSA
- a CDS encoding S9 family peptidase, which translates into the protein MKLVQRLRQSVFTLCLFSLVTSSLLAQTGGKRALTAQDFDAWKGLQGTAISRDGKFVAYVMQAQDGDGEVFVRSTSGTTEYRVPRGYRPPTPPPDPSDPAATQAFAALGRLLRPVFSADSKYAFFNLEPEKAVILKARKDKKKPEDMPKTALGIMDLSNGKVTRVEEVKSFQVPEDGSGYVAILKEPGKPEPAASPSPNANSNTAAPAAPQAPAKKKDYGSTLILRRLSDGKDRTFADVLEYSFAKDAKTLLYAVSSKKEETNGAYAVTPQSDAAPVALLSGPGKYIKFTWDEKQEQAAFISDKVDATAKQPKFSVYHWARTAPSASEVVSVKTAGFRPEFVVSEKGSLAFSYDGSRLFISNAPPPDPEPDPANAVPDEEKVVADLWHWKDDYVQPQQKVRMIADRDRSYRAVLHIADKKFVQLADRTMENVIPSSNGLYALGTDDRSYRIRGNYDPGFTDYYLVNTVDGSRKMLRQSLQFGMSWSPGAKYVVFFDGKDWNSISIPDLKVTNLTNKINVKFTREDHDSPSAAPSYGLAGWTKDDKQVLIYDRFDIWQANADGSGAKMLTGGIGRKEKTELRYVRLDPDERFVEPGKDMLLRAENEETRDSGFYRVKLDGSPERLAMDAKNFTTPTKARDTNTMMVQASRFDMFPDVWVTGGDFKDLKKLSNGDAQRDPFIWGTSELIKYKSADGVPLQGVLFKPGNFDPKKKYPMLVYLYEKLSDTVHNFANPNVGQNVNPSFYTSNDYVVFMPDIVYKIGYPGKSALNCVLPGVDAVAKMGFVDEKNIGIQGHSWGGYQIAYMITQTNRFKAAAPGALVADMFSAYNGIRWGTGLPRQFQYERTQSRIGGTPWNSTKLFTENSPLFYIEKVQTPVLMLHNDGDDAVPWYQGIEFYLSLRRLNKEVYFFNYNGEPHGLRKRQNQRDYSRRMKEYFDHFLKGAPAPEWMEKGIPYLQREKEKEKYRQPAGTAPKN